The Saimiri boliviensis isolate mSaiBol1 chromosome 19 unlocalized genomic scaffold, mSaiBol1.pri SUPER_19_unloc_2, whole genome shotgun sequence genome has a window encoding:
- the LOC120360538 gene encoding protein FRG2-like isoform X1, whose amino-acid sequence MGRGNEDSDLHCSSIQSSTVQPHFQQISFTEKGSDEKKPFKRKDNTTSSQSNEKHIQTQVESEPNPNEENSEETTLNAGNNTAGSEPESSSCQGNCRKRTISSKESCQDRAGNCPEEERSSTMKKKSKFSTAVHNSEIQETCHTHHRRHLRAHTGHSKQHRSQALGVQPPSLQKSLVTSVRAISEAIYQDLAQVWAQLIHSPLTWEQFTWLTQLRGALCAHVQTFYAMAMQAAYAFPAEDWLVPDTLPDPGDSSLDREVHPVPGQEITEPVSGSDEA is encoded by the exons ATGGGAAGGGGAAATGAAGACTCTGATCTCCACTGCTCCTCTATCCAAAGCTCCACAGTCCAGCCCCATTTCCAGCAGATCTCCTTTACAGAAAAGGGctcagatgagaagaaaccattcaaaagaaaagacaacacCACCTCCTCTCAATCCAATGAGAAGCACATACAAACGCAAG TAGAATCGGAGCCCAATCCAAATGAGGAGAATTCTGAGGAAACCACACTGAACGCCGGAAACAACACTGCTGGATCAG AACCAGAGTCCAGCTCATGTCAGGGAAATTGCAGGAAAAGAACAATCAGTTCCAAGGAGAGCTGCCAAGACAGAGCAG GGAACTGTCCAGAAGAGGAGCGCAgctcaacaatgaaaaaaaagtcGAAGTTCTCCACTGCTGTGCACAACAGTGAAATCCAGGAGACCTGTCATACCCACCATAGGAGACATTTGAGGGCTCACACTGGACACAGCAAGCAGCACAGGTCTCAGGCACTAGGAGTTCAACCACCGTCACTTCAAAAAAGCTTGGTGACCTCCGTGCGAGCTATATCGGAGGCTATTTATCAAGACCTAGCCCAGGTGTGGGCACAGCTCATCCATTCTCCACTGACCTGGGAGCAGTTCACATGGCTCACTCAGCTCCGGGGGGCTCTGTGTGCTCATGTGCAGACCTTCTATGCCATGGCCATGCAGGCAGCTTATGCCTTCCCCGCTGAGGACTGGCTTGTCCCAGACACACTGCCTGATCCTGGGGATTCATCCCTAGATAGAGAAGTCCACCCTGTCCCTGGCCAGGAGATAACTGAGCCTGTCAGTGGATCAGATGAGGCTTGA
- the LOC120360538 gene encoding protein FRG2-like isoform X2, whose product MGRGNEDSDLHCSSIQSSTVQPHFQQISFTEKGSDEKKPFKRKDNTTSSQSNEKHIQTQESEPNPNEENSEETTLNAGNNTAGSEPESSSCQGNCRKRTISSKESCQDRAGNCPEEERSSTMKKKSKFSTAVHNSEIQETCHTHHRRHLRAHTGHSKQHRSQALGVQPPSLQKSLVTSVRAISEAIYQDLAQVWAQLIHSPLTWEQFTWLTQLRGALCAHVQTFYAMAMQAAYAFPAEDWLVPDTLPDPGDSSLDREVHPVPGQEITEPVSGSDEA is encoded by the exons ATGGGAAGGGGAAATGAAGACTCTGATCTCCACTGCTCCTCTATCCAAAGCTCCACAGTCCAGCCCCATTTCCAGCAGATCTCCTTTACAGAAAAGGGctcagatgagaagaaaccattcaaaagaaaagacaacacCACCTCCTCTCAATCCAATGAGAAGCACATACAAACGCAAG AATCGGAGCCCAATCCAAATGAGGAGAATTCTGAGGAAACCACACTGAACGCCGGAAACAACACTGCTGGATCAG AACCAGAGTCCAGCTCATGTCAGGGAAATTGCAGGAAAAGAACAATCAGTTCCAAGGAGAGCTGCCAAGACAGAGCAG GGAACTGTCCAGAAGAGGAGCGCAgctcaacaatgaaaaaaaagtcGAAGTTCTCCACTGCTGTGCACAACAGTGAAATCCAGGAGACCTGTCATACCCACCATAGGAGACATTTGAGGGCTCACACTGGACACAGCAAGCAGCACAGGTCTCAGGCACTAGGAGTTCAACCACCGTCACTTCAAAAAAGCTTGGTGACCTCCGTGCGAGCTATATCGGAGGCTATTTATCAAGACCTAGCCCAGGTGTGGGCACAGCTCATCCATTCTCCACTGACCTGGGAGCAGTTCACATGGCTCACTCAGCTCCGGGGGGCTCTGTGTGCTCATGTGCAGACCTTCTATGCCATGGCCATGCAGGCAGCTTATGCCTTCCCCGCTGAGGACTGGCTTGTCCCAGACACACTGCCTGATCCTGGGGATTCATCCCTAGATAGAGAAGTCCACCCTGTCCCTGGCCAGGAGATAACTGAGCCTGTCAGTGGATCAGATGAGGCTTGA